One genomic segment of Candidatus Nomurabacteria bacterium includes these proteins:
- the mutS gene encoding DNA mismatch repair protein MutS yields MKETPMMRQYNSFKKQYPDKILLFRMGDFYETFGDDAVKASKILNITLTTRDKNSDPTPLAGFPHHAIDQYLPKIVQAGECAVVVEQLEDPKFAKGIVKRGVTRVVTPGTLDGDLATQERNPYLLCLRTNGNHLGISYCDISTGELKVSRTNYDQRSVEHVISSLDPAEVILSEDENILKLNFENIQIFGSLPKNKKELKDRIASFFGIRGIDGLGISDDIVLLEALYTILDYIEDTQKSRPEHISNPKLVSFDDKMILDISTIRNLDLLRNSQTGSKTHSLMGILDETLTPMGNRRLHSWILNPLVDRESILERSERVDELFSSPTELSEVRAILAEINDIERIVGKIGLNRVNPRDLKALQLSLERTATLEDQLKNQRSTLKAFSRGVKRAQLDKVVEIIDQSIKDDPPANISEGGFIKAGTNKELDDIRELTTGSKDWLKELEKSEREKHQIPSLKVRFNKVFGYFIEVTKTHVDKVPQEYIRKQTLVNSERYITEELKIKEDLILNSQERINSIELAEFNKLRTELLQYIDDLKLCAVALSELDVIQSFAYVASSYDYVRPTLYEHGSNGSPINIVSGRHPVIERLVEDTFISNDTAMSVESERMIIITGPNMSGKSTYIRQVALIVLMSQIGSFVPAKQADISVTDRIFSRVGASDDLAQGRSTFMVEMEESANILNNATEKSLIILDEVGRGTSTYDGVSIAWALVEFLVSSIKARTLFATHYHELTVLEQEWPGIVANFNVEVQESGEEVIFMRKIVRGGTDKSYGIYVAQMAGLPKEVVNRANEILRGLDVQLGGDIDKKGSVERVIQKPEVQYKLFDEKTSHVEQLLEKADLDNLTPLQALELLVKLKGSLGSKQVKP; encoded by the coding sequence ATGAAGGAAACGCCTATGATGAGGCAATACAACAGCTTCAAGAAGCAATACCCAGACAAGATCCTGTTATTTAGGATGGGTGATTTTTACGAAACTTTTGGGGATGATGCAGTTAAAGCCTCAAAGATACTGAATATAACATTAACCACTCGGGATAAAAATAGCGACCCTACTCCACTAGCTGGTTTTCCTCATCACGCAATTGACCAGTATTTACCAAAGATCGTACAAGCCGGGGAGTGTGCAGTCGTTGTTGAACAGTTGGAGGACCCGAAATTCGCTAAAGGGATAGTCAAACGTGGTGTGACTAGAGTTGTAACACCCGGAACATTAGATGGTGATCTAGCTACCCAGGAGAGAAATCCGTATCTATTGTGCTTACGCACTAATGGCAATCATTTAGGTATATCATATTGTGATATATCTACAGGTGAGTTGAAGGTAAGTCGAACTAATTATGATCAGCGATCAGTGGAACATGTCATCTCATCCCTAGACCCTGCCGAAGTAATCCTATCAGAGGATGAGAATATACTAAAATTGAATTTCGAAAATATTCAGATATTTGGGAGTCTACCTAAGAATAAAAAGGAACTGAAGGATCGGATTGCATCCTTTTTCGGGATAAGAGGTATAGACGGATTGGGGATATCTGATGATATCGTACTGCTTGAAGCGCTTTATACTATCCTTGACTACATTGAGGACACCCAAAAAAGTAGACCCGAGCATATATCCAATCCCAAATTAGTCTCTTTTGACGATAAAATGATCCTTGATATTTCTACGATCCGTAATCTGGATCTGCTTCGAAACTCTCAAACCGGTTCAAAAACTCACAGTCTCATGGGTATCTTAGATGAAACACTTACACCGATGGGTAATAGGAGATTGCATAGCTGGATCCTAAATCCTTTGGTTGATAGAGAAAGTATTTTGGAAAGGAGTGAGCGGGTAGATGAGCTATTCTCTTCACCTACTGAACTTTCTGAGGTACGAGCAATCTTGGCAGAGATAAATGATATCGAGCGTATTGTTGGAAAGATCGGGTTGAACAGGGTTAATCCAAGAGATCTGAAAGCTCTACAATTATCACTTGAAAGAACAGCGACTTTGGAGGATCAATTGAAAAACCAAAGGTCGACACTTAAAGCCTTTTCTAGAGGGGTTAAAAGGGCTCAGCTTGATAAAGTTGTCGAAATAATAGATCAGAGTATCAAGGATGACCCACCTGCAAATATCAGTGAAGGAGGATTTATCAAAGCTGGTACAAATAAAGAGCTTGATGATATAAGAGAGTTAACTACAGGAAGTAAGGACTGGTTAAAGGAATTAGAGAAGTCCGAGCGCGAGAAACACCAGATACCATCTCTAAAAGTCCGGTTCAATAAGGTATTTGGATATTTTATCGAGGTGACCAAAACACATGTCGATAAAGTACCCCAAGAGTATATTCGAAAACAAACATTAGTAAATTCTGAGAGATACATCACAGAAGAATTAAAGATCAAAGAGGACCTTATCCTGAATTCACAAGAGCGTATCAACTCAATAGAATTAGCAGAATTTAATAAGCTCAGAACAGAATTGCTCCAGTATATTGATGACCTCAAACTCTGTGCAGTTGCACTTTCAGAGCTTGACGTAATCCAATCATTTGCCTATGTAGCTTCTTCATATGACTATGTTCGCCCTACCCTTTACGAGCATGGTTCGAACGGATCACCAATCAATATCGTTTCGGGTAGGCATCCAGTGATCGAGAGACTAGTTGAAGATACATTCATTTCAAACGATACGGCGATGAGTGTTGAAAGCGAAAGGATGATCATCATCACAGGACCCAATATGTCGGGTAAATCGACCTATATACGACAGGTTGCTCTAATTGTCCTCATGAGTCAGATCGGTTCATTTGTTCCTGCTAAGCAAGCAGATATATCTGTCACAGATAGGATCTTTTCTAGGGTTGGAGCAAGTGATGATCTTGCTCAGGGAAGAAGTACGTTTATGGTCGAAATGGAGGAGTCTGCAAATATTTTGAACAATGCAACTGAAAAAAGTCTGATAATTCTCGACGAGGTAGGTAGAGGAACTAGTACCTATGATGGAGTGAGCATTGCATGGGCATTAGTTGAATTTTTGGTAAGTAGTATCAAAGCACGAACATTGTTTGCGACTCATTATCATGAACTAACTGTGCTTGAACAGGAGTGGCCCGGGATCGTTGCAAATTTCAATGTAGAGGTACAGGAATCGGGAGAAGAAGTGATATTTATGAGGAAGATCGTAAGAGGTGGAACAGATAAGAGCTATGGTATCTATGTCGCTCAGATGGCTGGTTTACCTAAAGAGGTTGTGAATAGAGCCAATGAGATCTTAAGAGGTTTGGATGTTCAATTAGGTGGTGATATTGATAAGAAAGGATCTGTAGAAAGAGTGATCCAGAAACCCGAAGTACAATACAAATTGTTTGATGAGAAAACCTCACATGTTGAACAATTACTTGAAAAAGCTGATCTGGAC